CGCGCGCGCCGACTGGCGCGTGAGCGACGACTTCACCGCCGTGCTGAGCGCCGGCGTGAGCACCGAGGTGAACGGGATCGAGCTGACCGGGCTGGGCGCGGGGCAGGCCCGCAACTGGCGCTACACCTACGGCCAGCTGCGCGGCAACTGGCGGCGGCTGTTCGGGCAGGTGTACGTGAACCACAGCGACGCCGGCGAAACCTTCCTGCTGCGCAACGGCGCGCCCATCGTGGACCGCTCGAGCGTGGTGGTGGGGCAGCTGCAGCACGGGTTCGACCTGGGCACCCGCCAGCGCTTCACCTACGGCGGCGACTACACCTGGACCAACCCGGTGACCGAGGGAACCATCAACGGGCAGTACGAGGGGCACGACCAGACGCGCGAGTTCGGCGCCTACCTGCAGAGCGAGACGGCCATCACCCCCAAGCTGGACCTGGTGCTGGCCGGCCGCATCGACACGCACTCGGCGCTCCCGGACCCGGTGTTCAGCCCCCGCGCGGCGCTGGTGTTCAAGCCGGCCCCGGGACACGCGCTGCGCCTCAGCTACAACCGCGCGTTCAGCACGCCCAGCTCGCTGAACCAGTTCCTGGACCTGGGCTCGTCGATCCCCAACGACCAGCTGGCTGGGCTGGGGTACTCGCTGCGCATCCAGGGAACGGGCGACGTGGGCTTCTCGTTCCGCGACGCGGGCGGCAACTACCAGGTGCGCTCGCCCTTCACCCCCGCCGGGCTGGGCGGCCCCGGCCAGCTCCTCCCCGGCAACTCCACCACGCTCTTCCCGCTGGCGGTGGGCGTGCTGGCGGCCCGCGCGGCGCAGGCGGGAACGCCGCTGCCGCCGACGCTGGTGGCGTACCTGAGCGGGCTGCACCCGACGTCGGGGCAGGTGGGGCTGAACTACCTGAACGCGGTCACCGGGCAGGTGGGCGACCTGGCCTCGCTGGCGCTCCCCGACGTGAAGCCGATCCGCGAGTCGCCCTCGAACACGCTGGAGGCCGGATACAAGGGAATCCTGGGCGACCGGCTGCTGATTGCCGCCGACGCGTGGTGGTCGCGCAAGGAGAACCTGGTGACGCCGCTCACCATCCAGACGCCGCTGGTGCTGCTGAACGGGCCGCAGCTGGGCGCGTACCTGGTCCCGCGCTTCATGGCGGACCTGGGGATGAGCCAGGCGCAGGCCACGGCGCTGGCCGCGCAGCTGATCGGCAACGCCACCTCGCCCGGGCTGGCCACGATCCCCGTGGGCGTGATCTCGGCGCCCAGCGTGCACGCCAACAGCGCGCAGCTGCTGGTGACGTACGTGAACGTCGACGAGAACATCGACCTGTGGGGAAGCGACCTGTCGGCGCGCTTCATCGTGAACCCCGAGTGGTCGGTGAGCGCCAGCGGCTCGTACGTGAGCGACGACCGCTGGCAGACGCGCAACGCCGGG
This Longimicrobium sp. DNA region includes the following protein-coding sequences:
- a CDS encoding TonB-dependent receptor, encoding MPRRPVRSLALVVAFLALTAVPALAQQDGSVGGSVKDPTTGRAVAGAHVDAVSSDGRVVGSTTTDAQGNYRLAGLRPGSYTMVIKNEGGSESRLGAVVAAGQASTVNVEISAGAVALNPLVVSASKRPEKALEAPARVEVVSEREIEARPAITTVDHLRSVPGVDIAQTGAGSANVVARGFNNIFSGALHALTDYRLTGVPSLRVNFLQFVPANNEDIQRMEVVLGPGAALYGPNTADGILHIITKSPLDEQGTTLAVGGGSRSTLQGEFRTAQLLAPNFGVKLSGQYVRADEWRYTDPAEVLERNKFASNLAFYRADLMRASGITQAEADVRIARIGQRDFGIERWSGDARADWRVSDDFTAVLSAGVSTEVNGIELTGLGAGQARNWRYTYGQLRGNWRRLFGQVYVNHSDAGETFLLRNGAPIVDRSSVVVGQLQHGFDLGTRQRFTYGGDYTWTNPVTEGTINGQYEGHDQTREFGAYLQSETAITPKLDLVLAGRIDTHSALPDPVFSPRAALVFKPAPGHALRLSYNRAFSTPSSLNQFLDLGSSIPNDQLAGLGYSLRIQGTGDVGFSFRDAGGNYQVRSPFTPAGLGGPGQLLPGNSTTLFPLAVGVLAARAAQAGTPLPPTLVAYLSGLHPTSGQVGLNYLNAVTGQVGDLASLALPDVKPIRESPSNTLEAGYKGILGDRLLIAADAWWSRKENLVTPLTIQTPLVLLNGPQLGAYLVPRFMADLGMSQAQATALAAQLIGNATSPGLATIPVGVISAPSVHANSAQLLVTYVNVDENIDLWGSDLSARFIVNPEWSVSASGSYVSDDRWQTRNAGLVTLNAPTKKATLALTYDAAEGNGFSGEARMRYTAGFPVNSGVYIGTRCLEGASTSPLAEDCVSAYTLFDMNVGYRLPVRGRKTTLQVAVTNLFNEGYRPFPGTPNIGRTILARVKYDF